In Sphingobacterium sp. R2, the genomic stretch AAATACCTCACGGTGAATACCGCTCATACGCCAATGATCCTGATCTTCCAGGTAGGAAGCATCGCTCCAACGCAGGACTTGGACAGAAATACGATTTTTACCTTTTTTAAGGTAAGGTGTCGCATTGAACTCGGATGGTAAACAGGAATCTTCCGCATAGCCTACGTAGTTGTCATTAATCCACAACTGATAAGCTGAAATAACCCCGCCGAAATGTAAGGTGATATTCATTCCATCCCAGGATTCGGGCAATTCGAATGTTTTTTGATAAGACCCGACACCATTGTACTCTTTGGGAATGCGCGGCGGATCAATTGGACTAAATGGATAGACAGCCGAACGGTAAATGGGGATATCATAACCTTTCATTTCCCAATTGGAAGGGACCTGTATTTTGTCCCAGCCTTTGACTTCGGATACATGAAAATTTTGCGGTGCATCGGCCGGTTTAAAGGCAAATTTAAAATCCCATTCGCCATTTAAAAAGAGCATTCGTTTATTGCTTGCCCGGTCATTCTTCAAAGCTTCTTCCACTGTCGCATAGGAATAGCCCGTGGCACGTGAGGGATCCCGATTGATCGATGTAATCATCGGATTTTCCCATGGTGCAGCGATTTGTCCATTCGGCACTGGCGGGATAACCGCAGGTTTTCCATCAACCGTTTGTGCCTGTACCGAAATTACTGACAATGACAACAACAGGGCAACACCCAGCTTGGATACGACTATTTTTTTATATAACCTAGTTTTTGTAATCAACTTCATATGCTATTCCTTTTTCCAAGACGAGCTCATAGTCGTACCCTGAAATATGTTTTACTTGGCCTTGTTTTACACGTGGAACTGTTTTGCTTTGCAACTTGAGCTTTCCTGTTCCAATAGGCGATTTAATCTTGATTTTATTTTTTGACACGTAAAGTTCGATCTCACCCAGAGGTGTTGGTATTTTTCCCTCCATCCACGCTAAGGATGCCAAATAGGGCTTGATTTCGTACTGCGAATAACCCGCAGCCGTTGGTTGTACACCAAGATAATACTTGCCCAGCAAATAGATCGGGCTTGCTCCCCACGAATGACAAAGGCTCTTACCAAAATCTCTTCCATACATCGCATAGTGCTCGGCTCCTTTTTTCGCTGGATTAAATTCTTCCCAGAAGGTCGTCGCACCCAGTTTTAGCATACCGCCCCAATAGTCTTTCATCTCTTTCATCACATAGTCCTTTTCACCAAGTTCACACAAAGCTTCAAGTTCATAGTAGCGCATATAAGGTGTGGTAATCTGTTGCACTTGATGATTTAACAATACATTAGCCTTCACGCCTGCCTGTTGCTGTTCATTCAGATAATTAAAGAAAATCGCAAACATATTGCTGTAGCGTGTAACATTATCGGTTTGCTTACCATCAATACGGCTATGTGCAAAGGCCTTTTTCTGATCATTCCAATAATAGGCAAATAACTTATCTTTGAGTTGTTGAGCTTCTTGTTGATAGTGCCGGTTGTCTGTCGGTTCACCAACCAAATCGGCACACATCGCCATGGTTTCGAGACTACGGCAAAGCAATAATTGTTCAAAGCTAACTTCACCTTGCTTGCTGAGACCTTCGGCCCAGTCAATAAATACCCAATCGCCAGCTAAACCTTTCATCAAACCATCACTATTTCTTCTATCCAGACAAAACTGCATCAGACTTTTCATTCGTGGATAGATGCCCGCTATAAATTCCTTATCACCGGTATAGCGGTAATAATCGGCAATACTCAAAAACCAATAGAAGGTATAGTCCATGATGGTGTTGATGTGGCTGATCGTCGGTTCTTTACCCCGTAAGGCTAAAATCGTTCTTTTGACGGACTCGGAATCAAAACCCAAATAGTAATTCATCGCATAAGATTGGTAGGCATCACCGCTCCATATCCAGCGATCGCGTTTGATACCGTCAATGAAAAACTCACGTGTGGTTAGCTCCATGGTATATTTGGCAACATCCCATATCTTGTTTAATTCATTGTCTGAACTGCGAAAGAATCCGCGATCTGCAACAGGTAAGTATTCGTACTGCATGGATACCTGGTCGAATTTCACCGTTCCTTCAGGTTCCAGGTAGACAAAACGGAAGGCTTTGGAAAGGTCGAGTGTACTG encodes the following:
- a CDS encoding trehalase family glycosidase, whose amino-acid sequence is MHKNKLEAPRGTYKNTSLHMNKIILMIACLITTTISFAQHKSTWIWYPGDYEVWLSNDMQNRRTERGTFFPPFWKMDSHYVLVEFSKEFDLPAAEEIRIYAEGKYNVKINGKMLHGTPDKVKLQKGKQKINVKVYNQGNVPALYVAGNTVTTDSDWNVTYEDKEWIDETGKASDQSGTTYVKAGKWNFDEPTVRPSAFKLPVKPKQAHSQEKQGKGLLVDFGKNTFGFLTLHKLVGTGRLNIYYGESREEALSTKTSETIDLLEVHNQQPQDSTLDLSKAFRFVYLEPEGTVKFDQVSMQYEYLPVADRGFFRSSDNELNKIWDVAKYTMELTTREFFIDGIKRDRWIWSGDAYQSYAMNYYLGFDSESVKRTILALRGKEPTISHINTIMDYTFYWFLSIADYYRYTGDKEFIAGIYPRMKSLMQFCLDRRNSDGLMKGLAGDWVFIDWAEGLSKQGEVSFEQLLLCRSLETMAMCADLVGEPTDNRHYQQEAQQLKDKLFAYYWNDQKKAFAHSRIDGKQTDNVTRYSNMFAIFFNYLNEQQQAGVKANVLLNHQVQQITTPYMRYYELEALCELGEKDYVMKEMKDYWGGMLKLGATTFWEEFNPAKKGAEHYAMYGRDFGKSLCHSWGASPIYLLGKYYLGVQPTAAGYSQYEIKPYLASLAWMEGKIPTPLGEIELYVSKNKIKIKSPIGTGKLKLQSKTVPRVKQGQVKHISGYDYELVLEKGIAYEVDYKN